The genomic stretch TCTCCTCGCCTTCCTTGAGCTCTATCTATCATTTTCGCTCAAAGGCGAGGCACTGGACATGACTCGAAAGGGCTATTGCATAGGAAATAATTGCGAACTTTTGGACCTATAGAAGAAGCTTTTCCCTTTTACTAAAAAGGATTCGATTTATATACACTCGAATATACACCGGCTTCGCCCGATAGGCTATGTGCCTTAACGCGGTAATAAGCCTCCTTCGTGTGAATACGAGTCGGATCGATCCAAGCCCCAGCATGTTGAACCGGCTGCTTGTCATATACGATATGCCACGGGCCGCTCTCACCCTCGGTAGATTTCTCGATCGTATAATAGGCGGCTCCCACCGTTCCACGAAATTTCACTACAGCAGCAGCATCCCTTATGATTGGAGCATCCGGGAGCGAAATCTCGGGCAGCGTTTGTCCACTCATCCGGAAAGCATGTTCTCTCAGCTGTTGAATACGCTGCTGCAGCTCCTCATTGATGCCGCAGCCGGGATAATGAACGGCAAACCCGTCATAATGCTGTACGTACCCGCCCTCATCATGATGGCCGAACAATGACCAGAAGGAAGTTCCGGAGACAGCCTCTTCTGCCTCTGCCGCAGCTAGGAAACCTTGCAAATCACAATCAGGCCAGCCGTATTCGCCCGCAATATACACTTTGCCAGCAGCTTGCACCGCTTTTGCATCCTTCAGCAGCTCCTCGGCATTCGCCGGATAATAGTGCACGTCAAGAATATCCAGACTTGGAATCGCTAATTTATCCGCATCAAGCTGAAATTGTTTGCCATGCGCAGTTAAGTGACGCGGAGCATTTTTTTTCAAAAAAGCACAAATCTCCTCTACCCAATCTGCCGGCGCATCGTTAAGCTCATTGCCAAGCTCCCATGCCAGGATCATCGGATCATCCTTATAGGCAATTCCGGTATATGAATTAACCCGGTTAACAATCGTATAGATATACGCTTTGAAATCCCGTATAACATCCTCATCCGTATAGAATGCATTCGGATCCTCAAGCCCTCTCCAGTTCGTAAACGTCGATCGGCCTCCATGATAGTAGCTCCAATTGCATACGAACGGAATAATGAGCCGAAGTCCGCGCTCGCCCGCTTCCTTAATGGCAAAGTCGACTCTGCGGAAAGCTTCCTCGTTGTACTCGCCAAGCTTTGGAGATATAGCTTTCGGACATCCTTGCGAAGCCGCCAGCGTATGCGAGCGTACGACCGTTGCGCCCATCTCCTTCGCCGTATCCAGCGCATCGATGACGCGGAACGGAGTCGGCCAATCGACCCCACCAACATTCTCGTCAAGACCAAGCCAATAAATATTAGGGCCGCCGAAGCGGAATGGCTTGGCGCCTTCCATCAACCTGGACCCTTTCCGCTTAATAAACTGCTGTAGTTTCATCGGTTATCATTCCTTACTTTTATATGATTAATCTTTCTTGTCGGTAAATGAATAGAAACGAATTACCCTTTAACCGCGCCGTTCGTCACGCCGGAGAATATATATTTCTGCAGGAATAAATACAGCAGCACAGTCGGAATCATGATGATTAGAATCGCTGCGCATATGTTGCCCCACTGCGCTTGGTTATTGCCTGCGAAGCGCATGATCGACGTGGAGACGACGACCAGCTCCTGCTTTGGCATATACAGAAACGGAATATAAAGCTCGTTGTAGATGTTGATTGTTTTCAAAATAATAAGCGTGGCCGTTGCTGGGCCTAACAGCGGGAATATGATGCCCGCATAAATGCGAAATAAGCTGGCTCCGTCCATCATCGCGCTCTCATCGAGCTCGTAAGGAATATTTTTAATAAATTGCAGGTAGATGTAGATCTGAATCACATCCGCGCCGATGAACAGCAGAATAGGCGCATACAGCGAGTTGTATAGACCCATAGATTGAATAAGAGAGAATACAACCACCTGTGTCGTAATGGTTGGAATAATCGTAGCGACTAGAAAGGCTCCAAGTATTTGTGTTTTCCCCTTGAACTCAATTCGTCCAATCGCATACGCCACCATCGTGCCAAGCAGCACGTTTCCGGCGAGCGATGCGATGACGATAACGAATGTATTCGAGAACGCTTGAAGGATGTTGGCGCGCTCGATTACCGTTATGAAATTGCTGAAGTTAAAAAAGCTCTCTGGAAGCGCGAATGGGCTGGAGCCTTCGTTCTCCGTCTTGAACGCATTCACAAGCACGACATAAGGCGGGAATAATACGACGAAGGTAGCGAATACGAGCAGCAAATATTTCAGTACATGGATGGGATCGAACCGTTTCACTTGCATTCGTTATTCCCCTTTCCTGTTGATGACTGCATTCTGAATGCCAAGAATAACAACGGTGAAAAACAGCAGCACGACACTCATCGCCGAAGCCAAACCATAATTGTTGAACTGGAAGGCAGTTTCGATCGTCTTGAGCAGGAATGTTTCGCTCGCGCCGGCTGGGCCGCCCTTGGTCAGCACGAAAGGCAGATCGAATACGGCAAGCGCCCCGCTTAGCGTTAAGAACATATTGAGCTGAATGATTTTGGTCAAATTCGGAATCGTTAAATACCATAACGTCTGAAAGCGATTAGACCCATCAATTTTCGCCGCCTCATACATATCGCCCGGAATGGACTGCATCGCACCTAAATAAATAACCATGTTGTAGCCCATAAACCGCCAGAAGCCGATCGACGCAAGCGAGAAATTTACAAGCGACACATCACCGAGCCAGCTTTGCTGAAGCGAAGAAAGCCCTACCATGCCCAGCAAGTTGTTCAGTGAACCGTTCGTCGTGTCGAAAACATACTGAAACATAAAAGCGACTGCTACAGCGTTCATAATAAAGGGAAGAAACAGCATAACGCGAAATACATTTCTTCCACGAAGTTTCGAGTTAAGAATAACCGCGAACACGATTGCGATTATATTTTGAATGACGCCAATGATGACGTACGGAATTTGATGAATAAATACGCCGAATAAATCGGAGTTTGTGAATATTTCCTTATAATTGCCGAGGCCCAGCCATTGGCTGTTTTTGCTGATGCCATTCCAGTCCGTGAAGCTTAAGTAAATTAATTTGACGGCCGGATAATACGTGAACAAACAGAGCAAGACAAGCGGGATCGATAGGAAACTGATCAGAATTAGCTTTCGTTGCGCTTTATATGACAGGGTGTTCATCGTTCCACTCCATTTCTCATCCAAAGAGGGCTTATAGGTGCAAAGGGATGACCTGACTTTATCGTCGATCATCCGCTTTGCTTATCTGTCTATAGTAGAATCGCTATTATTTCGCTACCGATTTTCTAGCTTTTGCCCAGTTTTCGTTGTATTTGTCTAGAATAGACCGCGGATCCTTCGACAATACGAACTCCTGTACCATCGCCTCTTTCGTAATTTGCGCTTTGTTAACGATGTCCGTTGCAGCCGCGTCGTCAGCAACCGCTTCGATGTATGTCGGATTGAAGGAGTTGAACTCGGAAAGCTGTGGTACATTCGGCTCTTTATCCTTCAATACCGGGATGAAGCCTGCGAAATCATCAAAGCCGGAATCCTCGACCATCCATTTCACGAATGCTTTGGCAGTCGCGAGGTTTTTGCTGTTTTTGTTCACGCCGTAAGCCCAGTCAGGTGCGAGCGCTACATTGGTTTTGCCGGAATTGTCATAAGGCAGCGGGAAGAAACCTACATTATCGGAAGTTGTTCCGCTGTCCGCTACCTGCGGGATAACCCAGTTGCCAAGCATGTACATCGCGAATTTGCCGCTAGCGATATCTTTCTTCGATTGCTCCCAGTTCGTCGAGTTGACGTCCGGCTCTAGATAGCCTTTCTCATACATCGTGCGGATGATGGTCATTGCTTGACCGTAAGCATTGTCCATTGCAAAAGGTGCATCTGTGTCTTTACGCTCGTTGTTCAGGTTAGCATTGCCAGCGATTGAAGTCGCAACCTCTGACGCCCAAGGGTAAAGCGTCCATTGATCCTTAAAGTTGGAGGCTAGCGGAACGATGCCCTTCGCTTTCAGCTTCTCTGCCGCTGCGTAGAATGCATCAAGTGTCGTTGGGATTTCAGTAATGCCAGCGTCCGCGAACGCTTTCTTGTTGTACACGATGCCCGTTGTGCTTGCGCCTGCGGAAATGCCGTAAACTTTGCCGTCATGTCCTTTGTAATCTTTGAAGTAAATGCGGTCGTTCAGACCGATGTCATCGAGTGGAGCAAAATATTGCGGAAGCTCGGAGTTCGGAATCGTGGGAATAAGGACAACGTCTGGGAATTCGCCTGACGCGATGCGGATCTTCGTCGTTTTGTCCAAATCGGTTACCGCTTCGAATTTCACTTCTGCATTCGGGTATTTTTCTTTAAATCGTTTCGCGTACTCTACATATTCCGTATCAATCATGTCCGTACGGTTTGTCAGGAACGTGACGGTGCCGCTGATTTCGCTCTCTGCGCTGCCTTCGTTATTAGCATTGGCTGCATCCGTTGCTGGAGCATTTGTCGCCTCTGCTGGCTTGTTGTTGTTTCCTCCACATGCTGCCAATAGAACCACGAGCATCATAAGCGTTAAAACAGACAATAATGGCTTCTTCATTGTGCTTCCCCCTAATAAATATGGTATCGTTTACATTTCGAATTTTAACATAATGAAACTTATAATTCAACATATTTAAATTAATATTAACAAAAATTATATTTTTATTATTTTCAACATGGTTTCCTTATTATCAAATTTGATAGTAAGACAGGCTTGTTTAAGCTCTACCGCAGCTCTAATTGGATTTTCGAGCTAGCTGCAATCATTAAGCACCTATAGAGATGAAGAATGCCGCCTTTTTGAGGATTTTGATTTTCTTATTGAGATAGATGCCAATACTTTATAAAAATATAAAAAAGTTTCCGTGTTTGTCTAATAAAAATCCCCTTTACCGTGTGGTAAAGGGGATTTTATCCGCTATTTATAGTAATCAGCCGCTCCACAAGGTGAGACGACTATGTCGTCCTTGTCTAAGGACGACAAGTTTCTTGCAAAAATATAGGCGAAGTATAGATGTGAGGCTCATACTTTCCTATATGTTAAAAAAGCTGCCTATCAAAGACTTCGGAGGTTTGTGACCTCCTGGTCCTTAAAGGCAGCAAATAGACATAGACGGCTAATCAGGCACTTCGGCCTTTGATTAGACATTGTCCAATATTGCAACCGAAGCGCGCTTGATAAGCTGCGTGGACAGCAACACATGCTCCGGCGTTACGTCCGGTTTCTCAATACGGCGCAAAATCATCTGGGCAGCGCGGCTGCCGATGTCGGCTTTGGGCACGCGTACCGTTGTCAGCTTCGGTGACATGATTTCTGTCAGCGTTAAATCGTCAAAGCCGATAACCGAAATATCTCCAGGACAGCTTATGCCCCAGTCGCCGAGCAGCTTGAGCGATTCGAATGCGGTGAGATCATTCGCACAGAACAGCGCGGTCACCGGCTGATCTGCTTTCACGAATCGGCTTAGCCCCTTCGCAAATTCGTCCGCTACGTACATGCCCGTGCCGCTTACCCCGACGCCTTCAATCGTAACCGCTGTGGCGCTACTTGTGCTCTTACGATTGAAATCGCGAATCGCTTCCTCAAAGCCCCGGCTCCTCTCCCGAAAGCTCCATGATGTATCCGCATCGCCGACAAAGCCTAGCTTTACATGGCCAGATTCAAGCAGATGGTTCGTCGCCTGATAGGCGCCAAGAAAGTTGTTGGCAAGTACATGGTCAATCGACGAATCAAGCAGGTTCGCGTCAACCATGACATAAGGAAAATCCGTTGCCGCTAACGCTTGTATATAGCTGTCTGGCAGATGGCCCATGACGATGGCACCGTCCACCTTCTTCTCGTAAATGCTCGAAGGCAGCCCATCCTTCGGCGACAACGAAATTTCGATGCTGGAGAGTATCATGCTGAAGCTATGGTTAGCTAGTTCCTTCTCAATACCGTGTATGACCTTGCCCCAATACTCCATGTCGTCCAAATACGCACGCGGCATCAGCACAGCAAGATTGCCCGTGCGCGAAGCCGGAATCGTCTTGCGCGACGATTTCATACGATAGCCCATTTCCTCCGCCTTCGCCCATATCGTTTCCTTGGTTACATCATTAACAGCGGGATCATTGGACAACGCTTTGGATACGAGCGCTTTGGACACGCCCAGCTCATCCGCGATTAGTTGCAGCGTAATTTTTTTCATGTCCTGCGTTTCCGTCCTTTCAACTGCCATACTCTATTTTAAACAATAGAACTTTTTTCAACATTTTTCAATAAAAATTCTTTAATCTCTCGTTAAATTTAAGTATTTTCCATTATTCAGAACAATAATCCCTCTGGCAATTTGCTGAACATCGCTGTCGTGCATAAAAATCCTCTAGGATGAAAACACGCTGGGGGCACTGAGTGAAGCATCCTTCTCCCAACATACGGTATCAGGTTTTCATTATTTCTCCTGTCAACCGTATGGGGAGCGTATCACTTTTGTGCCACCCTCTCATCAGATGGAATTAGTGGCCGATAATGGTCATTTCTTGCGAATAAGAACGCATAGGTGCTTATGGTGGTACAGTTCGAGGTATTCTTGGGTGATAAGCACATATATGCGCTTATGATGTAGAATTAGTGGCGGGTTATGGTCATTTCGTGCGGATAAGAACGCATAGGTGCTTATGGTGGTACAGTTGGAGGTATTCTTATGTGATAAGCACATATATGTAGCTAGAATAAAAAGTGGACACCTCATAAGAGTAGACAGATAATAAACAACAAAGAGGAAGAGGTGTCTAGTATGGGTGAGAGCAGACAACGGTATAGTGAGGACTTTAAAGAAAAGACCGTCCAGTACATTCAAGAGCAGACGAAAAGTGTGCCACAGATAGCAGAAGAACTAAACATCCCAGCGGGAACGTTACATCAATGGTTAGCGAAACATCGTAAGTTTGAAAACGAACCGCTCGTCGATCGCGAAGCCATCCGTCAAAAAGATTATAAAATCGAGGAGCAGGCCACCGAAATTGAGGATCTTAAAGAAGAGATCGCGATTCTAAAAAAGGCCATGCACATCTTCAGCAAAGAAAGGAACTAAGGTTCCAGTTTGTCGAAGATCATCGCTCCGAGTTTCGACTAGAGAAGATGTGCACCCTACTTGAAGTATCACGGAGTGGCTACTACAAATGGCAGCAGGAGAAGGCAAAAGAAAATAGTTACCAAAGGCGTCGAAAGACGCTACTGGCGCGCATTACTTGGCTTTTTTTGGATCATTGCAGCCGATACGGTGCTCCAAAAATCACAAATTTGCTTAGACGAGAGGGATGGCGTGTGTCCGAACGCCTTGTTGGCAGCCTCATGAATGAGAGCGGACTACGGTCATGCGTGTCAAAGAAATTTAGAGTAACAACGACAGACTCTAACCATAACGAACCCATTGCGCCAAACGTGCTTAACCAGAATTTTAAGACAACAGCTCCAAACAAAATATGGGTAACGGACATCACATACGTACCGTGCCGCGAAGGCCGCTTGTATCTCGCTAGCGTTATGGATCTCTACACGCGCAAGATTGTAGGTTGGAAGCTCGGTGACCGCATGACCACAGATTTGGTACTGGCTGCATTAGACCAGGCTTATGAAGCTAAGAAACCGAGCAAAGGACTGATCCACCACTCTGATCGGGGTTCCCAGTATGCCTCGGAAGAATACCGCAAGCGTTTAAAAAAGTATCGTATGCGGGCAAGTATGAGCCGGAAAGGCAATTGTTACGATAACGCCTGCATTGAGTCGTTCCACAGTGTACTGAAGAAAGAGTTTATTTACTGTACGCGTTTTAGAACAAAGGCCCAAGCACAACAAGAGATGTTTGAGTACATTGAGCTCTTTTACAACCGAAAGATAATCCATGGTTCTTTAGGCTACGAATCGCCGGACCGTTTTGAGGAAATGTACTACAAAAAGATTAGCTAAATACTCTTATT from Paenibacillus sp. FSL H8-0548 encodes the following:
- a CDS encoding cellulase family glycosylhydrolase; the protein is MKLQQFIKRKGSRLMEGAKPFRFGGPNIYWLGLDENVGGVDWPTPFRVIDALDTAKEMGATVVRSHTLAASQGCPKAISPKLGEYNEEAFRRVDFAIKEAGERGLRLIIPFVCNWSYYHGGRSTFTNWRGLEDPNAFYTDEDVIRDFKAYIYTIVNRVNSYTGIAYKDDPMILAWELGNELNDAPADWVEEICAFLKKNAPRHLTAHGKQFQLDADKLAIPSLDILDVHYYPANAEELLKDAKAVQAAGKVYIAGEYGWPDCDLQGFLAAAEAEEAVSGTSFWSLFGHHDEGGYVQHYDGFAVHYPGCGINEELQQRIQQLREHAFRMSGQTLPEISLPDAPIIRDAAAVVKFRGTVGAAYYTIEKSTEGESGPWHIVYDKQPVQHAGAWIDPTRIHTKEAYYRVKAHSLSGEAGVYSSVYKSNPF
- a CDS encoding carbohydrate ABC transporter permease gives rise to the protein MQVKRFDPIHVLKYLLLVFATFVVLFPPYVVLVNAFKTENEGSSPFALPESFFNFSNFITVIERANILQAFSNTFVIVIASLAGNVLLGTMVAYAIGRIEFKGKTQILGAFLVATIIPTITTQVVVFSLIQSMGLYNSLYAPILLFIGADVIQIYIYLQFIKNIPYELDESAMMDGASLFRIYAGIIFPLLGPATATLIILKTINIYNELYIPFLYMPKQELVVVSTSIMRFAGNNQAQWGNICAAILIIMIPTVLLYLFLQKYIFSGVTNGAVKG
- a CDS encoding sugar ABC transporter permease; translated protein: MNTLSYKAQRKLILISFLSIPLVLLCLFTYYPAVKLIYLSFTDWNGISKNSQWLGLGNYKEIFTNSDLFGVFIHQIPYVIIGVIQNIIAIVFAVILNSKLRGRNVFRVMLFLPFIMNAVAVAFMFQYVFDTTNGSLNNLLGMVGLSSLQQSWLGDVSLVNFSLASIGFWRFMGYNMVIYLGAMQSIPGDMYEAAKIDGSNRFQTLWYLTIPNLTKIIQLNMFLTLSGALAVFDLPFVLTKGGPAGASETFLLKTIETAFQFNNYGLASAMSVVLLFFTVVILGIQNAVINRKGE
- a CDS encoding extracellular solute-binding protein, producing the protein MKKPLLSVLTLMMLVVLLAACGGNNNKPAEATNAPATDAANANNEGSAESEISGTVTFLTNRTDMIDTEYVEYAKRFKEKYPNAEVKFEAVTDLDKTTKIRIASGEFPDVVLIPTIPNSELPQYFAPLDDIGLNDRIYFKDYKGHDGKVYGISAGASTTGIVYNKKAFADAGITEIPTTLDAFYAAAEKLKAKGIVPLASNFKDQWTLYPWASEVATSIAGNANLNNERKDTDAPFAMDNAYGQAMTIIRTMYEKGYLEPDVNSTNWEQSKKDIASGKFAMYMLGNWVIPQVADSGTTSDNVGFFPLPYDNSGKTNVALAPDWAYGVNKNSKNLATAKAFVKWMVEDSGFDDFAGFIPVLKDKEPNVPQLSEFNSFNPTYIEAVADDAAATDIVNKAQITKEAMVQEFVLSKDPRSILDKYNENWAKARKSVAK
- a CDS encoding LacI family DNA-binding transcriptional regulator, which codes for MKKITLQLIADELGVSKALVSKALSNDPAVNDVTKETIWAKAEEMGYRMKSSRKTIPASRTGNLAVLMPRAYLDDMEYWGKVIHGIEKELANHSFSMILSSIEISLSPKDGLPSSIYEKKVDGAIVMGHLPDSYIQALAATDFPYVMVDANLLDSSIDHVLANNFLGAYQATNHLLESGHVKLGFVGDADTSWSFRERSRGFEEAIRDFNRKSTSSATAVTIEGVGVSGTGMYVADEFAKGLSRFVKADQPVTALFCANDLTAFESLKLLGDWGISCPGDISVIGFDDLTLTEIMSPKLTTVRVPKADIGSRAAQMILRRIEKPDVTPEHVLLSTQLIKRASVAILDNV
- a CDS encoding transposase gives rise to the protein MGESRQRYSEDFKEKTVQYIQEQTKSVPQIAEELNIPAGTLHQWLAKHRKFENEPLVDREAIRQKDYKIEEQATEIEDLKEEIAILKKAMHIFSKERN